The Cylindrospermopsis curvispora GIHE-G1 genome contains a region encoding:
- a CDS encoding alpha/beta fold hydrolase: protein MTDVELKLRFLTPKPPQPEYPLFIYLPGMDGTGEMLQSQITDLGRGFDIRCLAIPKTDMRDWNLLTTNVLDLINMELTTTPVKRGNRSVYLCGESFGACLAMKLATQSPSLFKRIVLINPASSFKLNPWISVSSQITNLVPSWFYPMGAWGLLPFLASLPRISSSLRRQLLQSMTSLPAETINWRLSLLRHFHVDHEKMQQLKQETLLIAGASDRLLPSLTEVERLGRMLPNSKILILPDSGHACLVEEEINLYKILQDQGFSEKVSLNRKF from the coding sequence ATGACAGATGTGGAACTCAAACTCCGGTTTTTAACCCCCAAACCCCCACAACCAGAATATCCATTGTTTATTTATTTACCAGGAATGGATGGAACTGGTGAAATGCTACAGTCACAAATTACCGATTTAGGGCGGGGGTTTGACATTCGTTGTTTAGCGATTCCTAAAACGGATATGAGAGATTGGAACCTATTAACTACAAATGTCCTCGACTTAATTAATATGGAGTTGACTACAACACCCGTCAAGAGAGGAAACCGCTCGGTTTATTTGTGTGGTGAGTCATTTGGTGCTTGTTTGGCCATGAAACTGGCTACCCAGTCACCAAGTTTGTTTAAACGTATTGTTCTAATTAACCCCGCTTCTTCTTTTAAACTAAATCCTTGGATCAGCGTTTCATCCCAAATAACAAATTTAGTGCCATCATGGTTTTATCCCATGGGTGCTTGGGGGTTGCTACCCTTTTTAGCATCTTTACCTCGCATATCCAGTTCCCTCCGTCGTCAACTGCTGCAAAGTATGACTTCCCTCCCTGCAGAAACTATTAATTGGCGATTGTCCTTATTGCGTCACTTTCACGTAGACCATGAGAAAATGCAACAACTTAAACAGGAGACACTGTTAATCGCTGGGGCGAGCGATCGCCTGTTACCATCCCTTACAGAGGTAGAAAGATTAGGAAGGATGCTGCCAAATAGTAAGATCCTGATTTTACCTGATAGTGGTCACGCTTGTCTAGTAGAGGAAGAGATAAATCTATATAAAATTCTCCAAGACCAGGGATTTTCCGAGAAAGTCTCCCTCAATAGAAAATTTTAG
- a CDS encoding leucyl aminopeptidase, translating into MITRTSDTELLNWTGDTLGIGLFEDAVELKDDLATLNQKYGGVFSEVIAEEEFTGKANTTVAIRVGANSPIRKVIFIGLGKVDTLKLETLRIAGATLARTAKKQKTKTLGISFPIYNNQPAATAQAITEGAQLALYQDIRFKSEPEDKNPSIETIDLLNLSGQQPAITRAEQIVSGVILARELVAAPANAVTPITMAQTAQAIAQEHGLELKILEQEDCEKLGMGAYLGVAQASDFPPKFIHLIYKPATTPKRKLAIIGKGLTFDSGGLNIKGAGSGIETMKIDMGGAAATLGAAKAIGQIKPDVEVHFISAVTENMISGKAMHPGDILTASNGKTIEVNNTDAEGRLTLADALVYTDQLGLDAMVDLATLTGACVVALGDDIAGLFTPNDNIASQLQTAAESSGEKIWRMPMEEKYFEGLKSGIADMKNTGPRYGGSITAALFLKQFVKMTPWAHLDIAGPVWADKESGYNSAGATGFGVRTLVNWVESD; encoded by the coding sequence ATGATAACTCGGACTAGTGACACAGAATTATTAAATTGGACTGGTGATACCCTGGGTATTGGACTGTTTGAAGATGCAGTAGAGCTAAAAGACGATCTAGCAACTCTCAACCAGAAATACGGGGGAGTTTTCTCAGAAGTCATCGCTGAAGAAGAGTTCACCGGTAAAGCTAATACTACAGTGGCCATTCGTGTGGGAGCCAACTCCCCCATTCGTAAAGTAATTTTTATTGGCTTAGGAAAAGTAGATACACTGAAATTAGAAACCTTGCGCATAGCAGGTGCAACCCTTGCTAGGACTGCTAAAAAGCAAAAAACCAAAACTCTGGGTATTAGTTTTCCAATATACAATAATCAACCAGCGGCCACTGCCCAAGCTATTACAGAAGGGGCCCAACTAGCACTTTATCAAGATATTCGGTTCAAATCAGAACCAGAAGATAAGAATCCCTCTATTGAGACCATTGACCTATTAAATTTATCGGGACAACAACCAGCTATCACTCGCGCAGAACAAATTGTTTCCGGAGTTATTCTAGCTCGAGAGTTGGTAGCAGCACCAGCTAATGCTGTCACACCCATTACCATGGCACAAACTGCTCAAGCGATCGCCCAGGAACATGGTTTAGAACTAAAAATTCTGGAACAAGAAGACTGTGAAAAACTGGGTATGGGAGCATATTTAGGCGTAGCACAAGCTTCCGACTTTCCACCCAAATTTATCCACCTCATCTATAAACCCGCAACCACCCCTAAACGTAAACTAGCTATTATTGGTAAGGGTCTCACCTTTGATTCTGGTGGTTTGAATATTAAAGGAGCAGGTAGCGGAATTGAAACTATGAAAATTGACATGGGTGGAGCTGCTGCTACCCTTGGTGCTGCTAAAGCTATAGGTCAGATTAAACCAGATGTAGAAGTTCACTTCATATCAGCAGTTACTGAAAATATGATTAGCGGTAAAGCTATGCACCCAGGAGATATCCTCACCGCATCCAATGGCAAAACTATCGAAGTAAATAACACTGATGCGGAAGGGCGTTTAACCCTAGCTGATGCTCTAGTGTACACCGATCAGTTAGGTCTGGATGCCATGGTAGATTTAGCAACCCTTACAGGCGCTTGTGTGGTAGCTTTAGGCGATGATATTGCTGGCTTATTTACCCCTAATGATAATATAGCATCTCAATTGCAAACCGCTGCTGAGTCTTCTGGAGAAAAGATTTGGCGGATGCCAATGGAAGAAAAATATTTTGAAGGTTTAAAATCAGGTATTGCTGATATGAAAAACACTGGACCCCGCTACGGTGGTTCTATTACAGCTGCTCTATTTCTAAAGCAGTTTGTTAAAATGACACCATGGGCACATCTGGATATAGCCGGACCTGTTTGGGCCGATAAAGAAAGTGGCTACAATAGTGCTGGAGCAACTGGTTTTGGTGTAAGAACCTTGGTGAATTGGGTTGAGAGTGATTAG
- the ilvN gene encoding acetolactate synthase small subunit yields MKHTLSVLVEDEAGVLSRIASLFARRGFNIESLAVGPAEQEGISRITMVVPGDDRVIEQITKQLYKLINVLKVQDVTETPCVERELMLLKVNANSTNRSQVVELAQIFRARVVDVAEDSLTIEVVGDPGKMVAIVQVLQKFGLKEIARTGKISLTRESGVNTELLKSIPREVLQK; encoded by the coding sequence ATGAAACATACTCTTTCAGTTCTTGTAGAAGATGAAGCGGGAGTCTTGTCTCGCATTGCTAGTTTATTTGCCCGTCGTGGCTTTAACATTGAAAGCTTAGCTGTTGGTCCTGCTGAACAGGAGGGAATATCCCGCATTACCATGGTTGTACCTGGAGATGACCGCGTAATTGAACAAATAACTAAGCAACTATATAAATTGATTAATGTATTAAAGGTACAAGATGTTACAGAAACTCCCTGTGTAGAGCGAGAATTGATGCTATTAAAGGTAAATGCTAATAGCACTAACAGATCCCAGGTGGTGGAACTGGCTCAGATTTTCCGTGCTAGGGTGGTTGATGTAGCAGAAGATTCTCTTACCATAGAAGTGGTAGGAGATCCTGGGAAAATGGTAGCAATTGTTCAGGTTTTACAAAAATTCGGTTTGAAGGAAATTGCCCGCACAGGGAAAATTTCTCTCACTCGCGAATCCGGTGTCAATACTGAACTGTTGAAATCAATTCCCAGAGAAGTACTACAAAAATAG
- a CDS encoding TIGR02450 family Trp-rich protein, giving the protein MARKQKFPYLLGSKWTAQQKVDGWRHFQVVNRKNQGNWVYAEMVAACDPKVRFWINAKLLQDNSQWHPGWQSLTEMKNNM; this is encoded by the coding sequence ATGGCTAGAAAACAAAAGTTTCCTTATTTACTTGGTTCTAAGTGGACAGCTCAACAAAAAGTGGATGGTTGGAGACACTTTCAAGTTGTTAATCGTAAAAATCAAGGTAACTGGGTATATGCGGAAATGGTAGCTGCATGTGATCCAAAAGTGCGTTTTTGGATAAATGCCAAACTATTACAGGACAATTCCCAATGGCACCCCGGTTGGCAATCTCTAACAGAAATGAAAAATAATATGTAG
- the bchL gene encoding ferredoxin:protochlorophyllide reductase (ATP-dependent) iron-sulfur ATP-binding protein, whose amino-acid sequence MKLAVYGKGGIGKSTTSCNISVALAKRGKKVLQIGCDPKHDSTFTLTGFLIPTIIDTLQEKDYHYEDVWPEDVIYPGYGGVDCVEAGGPPAGAGCGGYVVGETVKLLKELNAFDEYDVILFDVLGDVVCGGFAAPLNYADYCLIVTDNGFDALFAANRIAASVREKARTHPLRLAGLIGNRTAKRDLIEKYVEAVPMPVLEVLPLIEDIRVSRVKGKTLFEMAESDPSLNYVCDYYLSIADQILAQPEGVVPSDAPDRELFSLLSDFYLNPTKPQTNNQEQESKLMMV is encoded by the coding sequence ATGAAATTAGCAGTTTATGGAAAGGGTGGTATTGGTAAATCTACAACCAGCTGTAACATATCCGTGGCCCTTGCCAAACGGGGTAAAAAGGTACTACAAATTGGCTGTGACCCAAAACATGACAGCACTTTTACCCTAACCGGGTTTTTGATTCCCACCATCATTGACACCCTGCAAGAAAAAGACTATCACTATGAAGATGTGTGGCCAGAGGATGTCATTTACCCTGGATATGGTGGTGTTGACTGTGTAGAAGCTGGTGGACCACCCGCAGGTGCAGGATGTGGTGGTTATGTGGTAGGTGAAACTGTCAAACTCTTAAAGGAACTCAATGCTTTTGATGAGTATGATGTGATTCTGTTTGATGTTTTAGGTGATGTGGTTTGTGGTGGTTTTGCTGCACCTCTAAACTATGCTGATTACTGTTTAATTGTCACCGATAACGGTTTTGATGCACTCTTTGCTGCTAATCGGATTGCTGCTTCTGTCCGTGAAAAAGCGAGAACTCACCCCTTACGTTTAGCAGGTTTAATTGGTAATCGCACCGCGAAACGAGATTTAATCGAGAAGTACGTAGAAGCAGTGCCAATGCCTGTGTTAGAGGTATTGCCCTTAATTGAAGATATTCGTGTTTCTCGTGTTAAGGGTAAAACCCTGTTTGAAATGGCAGAATCAGACCCATCTCTCAATTATGTTTGTGACTATTATTTGAGTATTGCTGACCAAATTTTAGCTCAACCAGAGGGGGTTGTTCCCAGTGATGCTCCTGACCGGGAACTGTTTTCCCTGTTGTCAGATTTCTATTTAAATCCCACTAAACCACAGACTAATAACCAGGAACAAGAATCGAAACTGATGATGGTCTGA
- a CDS encoding DUF5331 domain-containing protein, whose translation MAFFDSFTDAIKQKWLHFFEVNREWIVVQMAAQSMSTPDGGKRPSSYLILGVVNALEPKLAQLMFPFAKLNPDPDILIEVLGLNFDPDLAIAGQARNLDDGKVYSDAPNISGENPSLVNRSLGLNLPDDDFDDFNQSHETGELVSDVWGGDSSGNGEELPPRVFDGSEMARLFPEN comes from the coding sequence ATGGCTTTCTTCGATAGTTTTACTGATGCAATTAAACAAAAGTGGTTACATTTTTTTGAGGTGAATCGCGAGTGGATTGTGGTGCAAATGGCTGCACAATCAATGTCTACCCCCGATGGAGGTAAACGTCCTTCTTCCTACCTGATCTTGGGCGTGGTCAATGCTCTGGAACCCAAACTTGCTCAGTTGATGTTTCCCTTTGCCAAGTTGAATCCTGACCCCGATATTTTAATTGAGGTTCTGGGATTAAATTTTGACCCCGATCTTGCTATTGCAGGTCAAGCACGTAATCTGGATGATGGGAAAGTATATTCCGATGCACCTAATATAAGTGGGGAAAATCCCTCCTTAGTCAATAGATCTCTAGGGTTGAATTTACCGGATGATGATTTCGATGATTTCAACCAATCCCATGAGACGGGTGAGTTGGTTTCTGACGTTTGGGGCGGGGATTCCTCTGGAAATGGGGAGGAACTACCTCCCAGGGTTTTTGATGGTTCGGAAATGGCCCGTCTCTTCCCCGAAAATTAA
- a CDS encoding ferredoxin:protochlorophyllide reductase (ATP-dependent) subunit N, with protein sequence MTMTAENTALSFECETGNYHTFCPISCVAWLYQKIEDSFFLVIGTKTCGYFLQNAMGVMIFAEPRYAMAELEEGDISAQLNDFNELKRLCEQIKRDRNPSVIVWIGTCTTEIIKMDLEGLAPKLEAEIGIPIVVARANGLDYAFTQGEDTVLAAMANRCPTQTPVTETEKNERNAIQKLLHFGKKKEEVIEEESEYVNHPPLVLFGSLPDPVVTQLTLELKKQGIKVSGWLPAKRFTELPVIEEGYYVAGVNPFLSRTATTLMRRRKCKLISAPFPIGPDGTRAWVEKICSVFGITPQGLEAREAQIWENIEDYVKLIRGKSVFFMGDNLLEISLARFLVRCGMTVPEIGIPYMDKRYQAAELSLLEKTCQEMGVPLPKIIEKPDNYNQVQRIYELKPDLVITGMSHANPLEARGINTKWSVEFTFAQIHGFGNARDILELVTRPLRRNNNLKDLGWDKLVREATTA encoded by the coding sequence ATGACAATGACTGCGGAAAATACTGCTTTAAGTTTTGAATGTGAGACCGGTAATTATCATACTTTTTGTCCCATTAGTTGTGTAGCTTGGTTATATCAGAAAATCGAGGATAGCTTCTTTTTGGTGATTGGCACTAAAACTTGTGGTTATTTTCTTCAAAATGCCATGGGTGTAATGATTTTTGCCGAACCCCGTTACGCAATGGCTGAATTGGAAGAAGGTGATATTTCTGCTCAGTTGAATGATTTTAATGAGTTAAAAAGATTGTGTGAACAAATTAAACGCGATCGCAATCCTAGTGTAATTGTGTGGATTGGCACTTGTACTACTGAAATCATCAAGATGGACTTGGAGGGATTAGCTCCCAAGTTGGAAGCGGAAATTGGTATTCCTATTGTGGTTGCTCGTGCGAACGGATTAGATTATGCTTTTACCCAAGGTGAGGATACGGTTTTAGCTGCTATGGCTAATCGTTGTCCTACTCAAACACCAGTAACTGAAACGGAAAAGAACGAACGGAATGCTATTCAAAAGTTACTGCATTTTGGGAAGAAAAAGGAAGAGGTAATTGAGGAAGAATCGGAATATGTGAACCATCCACCTTTGGTATTATTCGGTTCTTTACCAGATCCTGTGGTTACCCAATTAACCTTAGAATTGAAGAAACAGGGAATTAAGGTTTCTGGTTGGCTTCCTGCAAAGAGATTTACCGAGTTACCAGTGATTGAAGAGGGCTATTATGTTGCTGGTGTCAATCCCTTTTTAAGTAGGACTGCAACAACCTTAATGAGAAGGAGAAAATGTAAACTAATTAGTGCACCATTCCCCATTGGTCCGGATGGTACCCGTGCATGGGTGGAGAAGATCTGCTCAGTTTTTGGTATTACTCCCCAGGGTTTGGAAGCAAGGGAAGCACAAATTTGGGAAAATATAGAGGATTATGTGAAGTTGATTCGCGGTAAATCCGTATTTTTCATGGGTGATAACCTGTTAGAAATTTCCCTAGCTCGGTTCTTAGTTCGCTGTGGAATGACCGTACCAGAAATTGGCATCCCTTATATGGATAAACGTTACCAAGCAGCAGAACTATCCTTACTGGAAAAGACTTGTCAAGAAATGGGTGTTCCCCTACCTAAAATTATCGAGAAACCAGATAACTATAATCAAGTTCAGCGGATTTATGAATTAAAACCAGATTTAGTGATTACTGGGATGTCTCATGCTAATCCCCTGGAAGCAAGGGGGATTAATACTAAGTGGTCTGTGGAGTTTACCTTTGCACAGATTCATGGATTTGGCAATGCACGGGACATTTTGGAATTAGTCACCCGTCCTTTAAGGAGGAACAATAATTTGAAGGATTTGGGTTGGGATAAGCTGGTGCGAGAAGCAACTACAGCTTAA
- a CDS encoding Uma2 family endonuclease, translating into MGGIDVVRQIAPKTQLGVIKSNINQVGETIAPEIVYPESDHKPMADNTRQFTWIVKIKENLEILFKSNADVFVAGDLFWYPVKGSNKIKLAPDTMVVFGRPKGYRGSYRQWEENNIPPQVVFEILSPSNSDTEMDRKKLFYLEHGVEEYYVYDPDGISLEVSIRENNSFKEIENFTTWTSPRLNIRFDMRGDELVIYYPDGSRFLSPVELSNYAEQETQRAERERLLKEQETQRSEHERLLKEQERFLKEQETQRAEHERLLKEQETQRAEHERLLKEQETQRAEQANQRAEQERFLKEQEQIKYQTLLSQLKAKGIDITALE; encoded by the coding sequence ATGGGAGGTATAGACGTGGTGAGGCAAATTGCACCAAAAACTCAACTAGGGGTGATAAAATCTAACATTAATCAGGTTGGGGAGACGATCGCACCTGAAATTGTCTACCCAGAAAGTGATCACAAACCTATGGCGGATAACACTAGACAATTTACATGGATCGTCAAAATTAAGGAAAATTTAGAAATACTATTTAAGTCTAATGCGGATGTGTTTGTGGCTGGGGACTTATTTTGGTATCCAGTGAAGGGTAGTAACAAAATTAAACTAGCTCCTGACACCATGGTAGTGTTTGGTAGACCCAAGGGATATCGGGGGTCTTATCGACAGTGGGAAGAGAATAATATTCCTCCCCAGGTGGTTTTTGAAATTTTATCTCCCAGTAATAGTGATACTGAGATGGACAGAAAAAAGCTTTTTTATCTAGAACATGGAGTGGAGGAGTATTATGTGTATGATCCAGATGGTATTAGTCTAGAAGTATCCATTAGGGAAAATAACTCATTTAAGGAAATTGAGAATTTTACTACTTGGACAAGTCCAAGATTGAATATACGGTTTGATATGAGGGGAGATGAATTAGTCATCTATTATCCAGATGGGAGTAGGTTTCTTAGTCCTGTAGAATTGAGTAATTATGCAGAACAAGAAACTCAACGTGCAGAACGTGAAAGACTTCTCAAAGAGCAGGAAACTCAACGTTCAGAACATGAAAGACTGCTTAAAGAACAAGAAAGATTTCTGAAAGAGCAGGAAACTCAGCGTGCAGAACATGAAAGACTTCTCAAAGAGCAGGAAACTCAACGTGCAGAACATGAAAGACTGCTTAAAGAGCAGGAAACTCAACGTGCAGAACAGGCAAATCAGCGTGCAGAACAAGAAAGATTTCTGAAAGAGCAGGAACAAATAAAGTATCAAACCCTGCTATCACAATTAAAAGCTAAGGGTATTGATATTACTGCACTCGAATAA
- a CDS encoding CO2 hydration protein translates to MVQTVPKPTSKLPPSTHEFADIIHRLEAGGSMLPDTPENLMQIIGIYKAYAVPMDFYWRDLLYIGERVFLNPLPAFKYFLPQEYLDLHNHYAGDDADLRIWRGEATAHPELLAFMEKGETGKMPKIFHHLFHDRINMEFAEACMQAMLWHRKMYAPVNQFDAYLDSEEYKANADQAIKAYFRKNPLMLALYKLFPDMFLEQCRMMSYYANLGLFWEVMAPVFFEMSDIYDEGGFSGVPDAMNFLINGIFAIAGRPIYHHVYVDGKCYEVIPKSKGFTWLYEAALPYVEAVFYRTAPFRGTKSYNAQAGQVPNDQKDFHYGILYADVFPVGTAGIPPTLLMQDMLHFLPPYLVDYYKQHCRGEDDMLIQLGITFQRSMYNVTSAVIQALRTALLYPLDDTNPRHLQANRDFFESQLNRFTRADYGMRDAAKLRSIQSPNYR, encoded by the coding sequence ATGGTACAAACAGTTCCCAAACCCACCAGCAAACTACCACCATCAACCCATGAATTTGCGGATATCATTCATCGGTTAGAAGCTGGTGGTTCCATGCTACCAGATACACCGGAAAATCTCATGCAAATCATTGGCATTTATAAAGCATACGCTGTGCCAATGGATTTTTATTGGAGAGATTTACTATACATTGGTGAAAGGGTGTTTTTAAATCCCCTTCCTGCTTTTAAATACTTCCTACCCCAAGAATATTTAGACTTACATAATCATTATGCAGGAGATGATGCGGATTTAAGAATTTGGCGAGGTGAAGCGACAGCACATCCGGAACTTTTGGCATTTATGGAAAAGGGTGAAACCGGGAAAATGCCCAAAATATTCCACCATTTATTCCATGACAGAATCAACATGGAATTTGCGGAAGCTTGTATGCAAGCCATGCTTTGGCATCGTAAAATGTATGCTCCCGTAAACCAATTTGATGCCTATTTAGACTCGGAAGAATATAAAGCTAATGCTGACCAAGCCATCAAAGCCTACTTTCGGAAAAACCCCCTCATGTTGGCACTTTATAAACTGTTCCCAGACATGTTTTTAGAACAGTGTCGCATGATGTCTTATTATGCCAACTTAGGACTGTTCTGGGAAGTAATGGCACCTGTATTTTTTGAAATGTCAGATATTTATGATGAAGGGGGTTTCTCCGGTGTTCCCGATGCCATGAATTTCCTCATAAATGGTATTTTTGCCATTGCGGGTCGTCCCATTTATCATCATGTTTACGTTGATGGTAAATGTTATGAAGTTATCCCCAAATCTAAAGGTTTCACTTGGTTATACGAAGCAGCTCTACCCTATGTGGAAGCTGTGTTTTACCGCACTGCACCATTCAGAGGAACAAAATCATATAATGCTCAAGCTGGACAAGTACCAAATGACCAAAAAGATTTCCACTATGGTATTCTCTATGCTGATGTGTTCCCCGTGGGAACTGCGGGTATTCCCCCCACGTTGCTGATGCAGGATATGCTGCATTTCCTCCCCCCCTACTTGGTGGACTACTATAAACAACATTGTCGAGGTGAGGATGACATGTTGATTCAGTTGGGAATTACCTTCCAGCGTTCCATGTACAATGTCACATCTGCGGTAATTCAAGCATTGAGAACTGCTCTTTTATATCCACTAGATGACACTAACCCTCGTCACTTGCAGGCAAATCGAGACTTCTTTGAATCCCAACTAAACCGTTTTACCCGTGCCGACTATGGAATGCGAGATGCAGCTAAATTGCGAAGCATTCAGAGTCCAAACTACAGATGA
- a CDS encoding NADH-quinone oxidoreductase subunit M, with protein MLSVLIWLPIIGAAIIGILPDTVIPKNRIRLISLTIAFLVLLWNAFILLKFDITNPGMQFSEYLPWNETLGLAYQLGADGLSILMLILNSLLTWIAIYSSSENTERPKLFYALVLLISGGVAGAFLAQNLLLFFLFYELELIPFYLLISIWGGNKRAYAGMKFLIYTAVSGALILATFLGIVWLSGSHSFALDGVNTQNLSSTMQLVLLAGIILGFGIKIPLIPFHTWLPDAYVEASAPIAILLGGILAKLGTYGLLRFGFGLFPQAWNVVAPTLAIWGAISAIYGAVVAISQKDIKRMVAYSSIGHMGYILLAAAAGTKLALVGAVAQMFSHGLILAILFHLVGIIEAKVGTRELDKLNGLMSPIRGLPIVSALLVLGGMASAGIPGLTGFIAEFIVFQGSFSTFPIPTLLCVASSGLTAVYFVILLNRTCFGRLNNDLAYYPRVMWAEKIPALVLAGLIIFLGVQPTWLVRWSETTTSAMVAAIPTTGQIIISQVETNQLKPN; from the coding sequence ATGTTGAGCGTTTTAATTTGGTTACCCATAATTGGTGCTGCCATTATCGGTATATTACCGGATACAGTCATCCCCAAAAATAGGATTCGACTCATATCCTTAACTATTGCGTTTCTAGTTCTGCTATGGAACGCATTTATCCTGCTGAAATTCGACATCACCAATCCGGGAATGCAGTTTTCAGAATATCTACCTTGGAATGAAACCTTGGGTCTAGCTTATCAACTGGGTGCTGATGGACTATCAATCCTCATGTTGATATTGAACAGCTTGTTAACCTGGATTGCAATCTATAGCAGCAGCGAAAATACCGAACGTCCTAAGCTTTTCTACGCCTTGGTTTTATTAATTTCCGGTGGTGTTGCTGGTGCATTCCTCGCCCAAAACCTTTTACTGTTCTTCCTGTTCTACGAACTGGAACTAATTCCCTTTTACCTATTAATTTCTATATGGGGGGGTAACAAACGGGCTTATGCTGGCATGAAATTCCTGATTTACACAGCAGTATCAGGAGCATTGATTTTAGCCACATTCTTGGGAATAGTGTGGTTAAGTGGTTCCCACAGTTTTGCCCTAGATGGTGTGAATACTCAAAACCTTTCCTCAACCATGCAGCTAGTTTTATTAGCAGGCATAATTTTAGGTTTTGGCATTAAAATCCCCCTAATACCCTTTCACACCTGGTTACCAGATGCTTATGTGGAAGCATCTGCTCCCATTGCCATTTTACTGGGTGGAATCCTAGCCAAATTGGGAACCTACGGACTGTTAAGATTTGGATTTGGCTTATTTCCCCAAGCATGGAATGTGGTAGCACCCACATTAGCAATATGGGGAGCTATTAGCGCCATTTATGGAGCAGTAGTAGCCATTTCTCAAAAAGATATCAAGCGGATGGTAGCTTATAGTTCCATCGGTCACATGGGTTATATTTTGCTTGCAGCTGCTGCTGGAACTAAACTAGCTTTAGTGGGTGCAGTAGCACAAATGTTTAGTCATGGTCTAATCTTAGCCATTCTCTTCCATTTAGTAGGAATTATAGAAGCCAAAGTTGGTACTAGAGAACTAGATAAACTGAATGGTTTGATGAGTCCAATTCGGGGATTACCCATTGTCAGTGCTTTACTTGTTCTAGGGGGTATGGCCAGCGCTGGTATTCCTGGGTTAACAGGATTTATTGCAGAATTTATTGTTTTCCAAGGGAGTTTTTCCACCTTCCCCATACCCACACTATTGTGTGTCGCATCCTCTGGTTTAACAGCAGTTTACTTTGTAATTCTACTCAACCGTACCTGTTTCGGTAGACTTAACAATGACTTAGCCTATTATCCTAGAGTAATGTGGGCAGAAAAAATACCCGCTCTAGTACTAGCTGGACTAATTATCTTTCTAGGAGTGCAACCAACTTGGTTAGTGCGTTGGAGTGAAACTACAACTTCTGCAATGGTAGCTGCTATTCCTACAACTGGGCAAATCATTATTTCCCAAGTAGAAACAAATCAGCTAAAACCCAATTAA